The following coding sequences lie in one uncultured Mailhella sp. genomic window:
- the tsaB gene encoding tRNA (adenosine(37)-N6)-threonylcarbamoyltransferase complex dimerization subunit type 1 TsaB: MRELTLILNTAEKRVQFALCENGALLCGQNWLAQRGGTELLAPALREACSRLGTAPAAIRRIACVAGPGNFTGLRIGLTTASGLARALNAKQAGLNYLQCLAASAPALPGEEVLALTNARKGLAYVARFRADENGIPQPVDNTFLMPIPPLPQGIDLGSPAFVIGSALTSNPECLRSALPAARLLINQTAPSFDALVALEQHINWDTQTDADIPPLYLRDCDAVENLDAIARSQGRTPEIAHQELHRLTHAPLAE, from the coding sequence ATGCGTGAACTTACTCTTATTCTGAATACTGCGGAAAAGCGCGTCCAGTTCGCGCTGTGCGAAAACGGCGCTCTGCTCTGCGGGCAGAACTGGCTTGCACAGCGCGGCGGCACCGAACTGCTCGCCCCCGCCCTGCGCGAAGCCTGCTCCCGACTCGGCACGGCCCCTGCGGCCATCCGCCGCATTGCCTGCGTGGCCGGCCCCGGCAACTTCACCGGCCTGCGCATCGGCCTCACCACCGCATCCGGCCTCGCCCGCGCCCTGAACGCCAAACAGGCCGGCCTCAACTACCTCCAGTGCCTCGCCGCTTCCGCTCCCGCCCTCCCCGGCGAAGAAGTCCTCGCCCTCACCAACGCCCGCAAGGGACTCGCCTACGTCGCCCGCTTCCGCGCCGATGAAAACGGCATTCCCCAGCCCGTCGACAACACCTTCCTCATGCCCATTCCCCCGCTGCCCCAGGGCATCGACCTCGGCTCCCCCGCCTTCGTCATCGGCAGCGCCCTCACCAGCAACCCCGAGTGTCTGCGCAGCGCCCTCCCCGCCGCACGACTCCTCATCAATCAAACCGCCCCCTCCTTCGACGCCCTCGTCGCCCTGGAACAACACATCAACTGGGATACCCAGACCGACGCCGATATCCCCCCCCTCTACCTCCGCGACTGCGACGCCGTCGAAAACCTCGACGCCATCGCCCGCAGCCAGGGCCGTACCCCCGAAATCGCCCACCAGGAACTCCATCGCCTCACCCACGCCCCCCTCGCTGAGTGA
- a CDS encoding TolC family protein: MKHTALLCAALLLLSGCATRDAQIPDEGILSEAQMQQHYQIDRQWWTQYNDPSLNKLVDMALERNIDLARSAITVNRALYQARQLGAELVPWFSGSGDAGSRTALDSGHATRSFDASFGLSYELDLWGRLRDAASAQSWEFHATEQDREATKLALVNSVVNTWYSMAYTSRALELSRQSLAYYEQLLTIMRNKFQAGQTDGLDPAQTEQSLLAQKTTVLTLEEQLREERQTLRDLLNLRPQEELNLPLPDLLAVNVPAVDLNVPIEALGARPDVNAASFRLLSAFRNQRAARADLFPTVSIGGTLGATATSASDLFSSSFLSGLVNFTLPFLDWNRVKWNVKIAEADYEDAKLAFTKSVTTALNEVSLYYSALGNAEQQFENIKKKYDADLRVEAYRKARYDQGADELKDWLEALKACNDSRLSVLERKYGVISASNAIWQAMGGRILSR, encoded by the coding sequence ATGAAACACACCGCTCTTTTGTGCGCCGCCCTGCTTCTTCTTTCCGGCTGCGCCACCCGCGACGCTCAGATTCCCGACGAAGGCATCCTGTCCGAAGCCCAGATGCAGCAGCACTACCAGATCGACCGCCAATGGTGGACGCAGTACAACGATCCCTCCCTCAACAAGCTCGTGGACATGGCCCTCGAACGCAACATTGATCTCGCCCGCAGCGCCATCACCGTGAACCGCGCCCTGTATCAGGCCCGTCAGCTCGGCGCCGAGCTCGTGCCCTGGTTCTCCGGCTCCGGCGACGCCGGTTCCCGCACCGCGCTCGACAGCGGTCATGCCACGCGCAGCTTCGACGCCTCGTTCGGCCTCTCCTACGAACTCGATCTGTGGGGCCGCCTGCGCGACGCCGCTTCGGCGCAGTCCTGGGAATTCCACGCCACCGAACAGGACAGGGAAGCCACAAAGCTCGCCCTCGTCAACAGCGTGGTGAACACCTGGTACAGCATGGCCTACACCTCGCGCGCGCTGGAACTCAGCCGCCAGAGCCTCGCCTACTACGAACAGCTCCTCACCATCATGCGGAACAAGTTCCAGGCCGGTCAGACCGACGGCCTTGATCCCGCCCAGACCGAACAAAGCCTGCTCGCCCAGAAAACCACCGTGCTCACGCTGGAAGAACAGCTCCGCGAAGAGCGGCAGACCCTGCGCGATCTGCTCAACCTGCGCCCGCAGGAAGAACTGAACCTGCCCCTGCCCGATCTGCTCGCGGTCAACGTGCCTGCCGTGGATCTCAACGTGCCTATCGAAGCGCTCGGCGCACGGCCCGACGTGAACGCCGCCAGCTTCCGCCTGCTCTCCGCGTTCCGGAATCAGCGCGCCGCCCGCGCCGATCTCTTTCCCACCGTCAGCATCGGCGGAACCCTGGGAGCCACGGCGACTTCGGCTTCCGATCTGTTCAGTTCCTCGTTCCTCAGCGGACTTGTCAACTTCACGCTGCCCTTCCTCGACTGGAATCGTGTAAAATGGAACGTGAAAATCGCCGAGGCCGACTACGAAGACGCAAAGCTCGCCTTCACCAAGAGCGTGACCACTGCCCTCAATGAGGTGTCGCTCTACTACAGTGCCCTGGGCAATGCTGAACAACAGTTTGAAAACATTAAGAAAAAATATGACGCCGATCTGCGAGTGGAAGCGTACCGCAAAGCACGATACGATCAGGGAGCCGACGAACTCAAGGACTGGCTTGAAGCGCTGAAGGCCTGCAACGACTCCCGACTCTCCGTTCTGGAGCGCAAATACGGCGTTATTTCCGCCTCAAACGCCATCTGGCAGGCCATGGGAGGACGAATTTTGTCCCGATAA
- a CDS encoding efflux RND transporter periplasmic adaptor subunit produces MNKKLLIPVILIALAGVGGYWWHMQRSNASQIHYLTETVVRGSIRKTVNATGEVDAVQLVTVGSQASGKIMELNAVIGQKVKEGELIAQIDPTTRQNDLDTARALLKTYQAQLESRKIALKVAQTQYDREVKLRKSDSTSRANLEDAENTLAAARASVTEMESQILQQEIAVNTAETNLGYTKIVAPLDGVIVSVPVKAGQTVNANQTTPTIAEIADLTDMEIKIEVSEGDIPFIQKGMKVRYTLLGAPDKVYTTTISSIDPGDTTLSDATSSSSGASSSSSSSSSSSSSSSAVYYYAKARVPNPDGVLRLSMTTQNVIEIASADNVLLVPSLVLENDGRGNYSVRVLGKNNKVEVRKVEIGLTNNVMTEIKSGLSEGESVIATQMSSSEIQDSLANPRSNRRPPR; encoded by the coding sequence ATGAACAAAAAGCTCCTCATTCCTGTTATTCTGATTGCGCTTGCGGGCGTCGGCGGCTACTGGTGGCACATGCAGCGCAGCAATGCCTCGCAGATTCACTATCTTACGGAAACCGTCGTGCGGGGCAGCATTCGCAAGACGGTCAACGCCACGGGCGAGGTGGACGCCGTGCAGCTGGTCACGGTAGGTTCGCAGGCTTCGGGCAAGATCATGGAGCTGAACGCGGTGATCGGTCAGAAGGTGAAGGAAGGCGAGCTTATTGCGCAGATTGATCCCACCACGCGGCAGAACGATCTCGACACCGCCCGCGCTTTGCTCAAGACGTATCAGGCGCAGCTTGAGTCGCGCAAGATTGCGCTCAAGGTGGCGCAGACGCAGTACGACCGCGAAGTGAAGCTGAGAAAAAGCGATTCCACCTCGCGCGCCAATCTGGAAGACGCCGAAAACACGCTGGCCGCCGCCCGCGCGAGCGTCACGGAAATGGAATCGCAGATTCTGCAGCAGGAAATTGCCGTGAACACGGCGGAAACGAATCTCGGCTACACCAAGATCGTGGCTCCGCTCGACGGCGTGATCGTGTCCGTGCCCGTGAAGGCCGGTCAGACCGTCAACGCCAATCAGACCACCCCCACCATTGCCGAAATCGCCGATCTCACCGACATGGAAATCAAAATCGAGGTCTCGGAAGGCGACATTCCTTTTATTCAGAAAGGCATGAAGGTGCGCTACACTCTGCTCGGCGCGCCCGACAAGGTATATACCACCACCATTTCCTCCATTGATCCGGGCGACACCACGCTTTCCGACGCCACGTCGTCCTCGTCGGGAGCGTCATCCTCGAGTTCGTCGAGCTCGTCGAGTTCGTCGTCGAGTTCCGCGGTGTACTACTACGCCAAGGCCCGCGTGCCCAATCCCGACGGCGTGCTCCGCCTCAGCATGACCACCCAGAACGTCATTGAAATCGCCTCCGCCGACAACGTGCTTCTCGTGCCCAGTCTGGTGCTCGAAAACGACGGCCGCGGCAATTATTCCGTGCGCGTGCTCGGCAAGAACAACAAGGTGGAAGTGCGCAAGGTGGAAATCGGCCTCACCAACAACGTGATGACCGAAATCAAATCCGGCCTCAGCGAGGGAGAGTCCGTCATCGCCACGCAGATGTCGAGCTCCGAAATTCAGGACAGTCTTGCCAATCCCCGCAGCAACCGCAGGCCGCCCCGCTGA
- a CDS encoding MacB family efflux pump subunit, with protein MVTLEVRNIGKHYGSGESRVQVLKNVSLSIERGDFVAIIGQSGSGKSTLMNILGCLDTPSEGDYFVDGVSTRGLSPDALAKLRGEKFGFIFQRYNLLASLSAQENVALPAVYAGMDGQQRNARAHELLVKLGLDGKTRNKPNELSGGQQQRVSIARAMMNGGDIILADEPTGALDSKSGENVMALLMQLNAEGHTLILVTHDRHIAEYANRIIEIKDGEVISDQRKKPIANAEGAKPAAAPAASWKYLRDQLAEAFRMSVQAILAHKMRSLLTMLGIIIGIASVVSVVALGRGSQEKILAGINAMGTNTIDIMPGRSFGDRNSARYTTLTVDDSDVLAEQSYIASATPSASSSGSFVYRNLSANGSLSGVGEQYFSVKGLELARGRLINRADIDEARAVAVLDDNTVQELFPNGEDPIGAVILFNKHPFEVVGVTKKPNATFGPRSNLTVWTPYTAYMARVSGSRTISSITVKIADGVSAQIAEKELTRLLTSRHRGVTDFFTMNTDSIRQTMESTTTTMRLLISCIAFISLLVGGIGVMNIMLVSVTERTREIGVRMAIGARQFNVLQQFLIEAVLICVIGGVTGVLLSAGIVLLFNSFISDFPMSFSSGSIVLAITCSTFIGIIFGYMPARRAATLNPVDALAQE; from the coding sequence ATGGTCACTCTCGAAGTACGCAATATCGGCAAGCACTACGGCAGCGGCGAAAGCCGCGTCCAGGTGCTGAAAAACGTCAGCCTGAGCATCGAACGCGGCGATTTCGTCGCCATCATCGGACAGTCCGGATCGGGCAAGTCCACGCTCATGAACATTCTCGGCTGTCTCGACACCCCTTCCGAAGGCGACTACTTCGTGGACGGCGTGTCCACGCGCGGCCTTTCCCCCGACGCTCTGGCCAAACTGCGCGGCGAAAAATTCGGCTTCATCTTCCAGCGCTACAACCTGCTCGCCAGTCTGAGCGCTCAGGAAAACGTGGCCCTCCCCGCCGTGTACGCCGGCATGGACGGACAGCAGCGCAACGCCCGCGCCCATGAGCTTCTGGTCAAGCTCGGCCTCGACGGCAAAACCAGAAACAAGCCCAACGAACTTTCCGGCGGTCAGCAGCAGCGCGTTTCCATCGCCCGCGCCATGATGAACGGCGGCGACATCATCCTTGCCGACGAACCCACCGGCGCGCTCGATTCCAAAAGCGGCGAAAACGTCATGGCCCTGCTCATGCAGCTCAACGCCGAAGGCCATACCCTCATTCTCGTCACCCACGACAGGCACATCGCCGAATACGCCAACCGCATCATCGAAATCAAGGACGGCGAAGTTATCAGCGATCAGCGGAAAAAGCCCATCGCCAACGCAGAGGGCGCAAAGCCCGCCGCCGCGCCCGCCGCTTCCTGGAAATATCTGCGCGATCAGCTCGCCGAAGCCTTCCGCATGTCGGTGCAGGCCATACTCGCCCACAAAATGCGTTCGCTGCTCACCATGCTCGGCATCATCATAGGCATTGCCTCGGTGGTCTCCGTGGTCGCCCTCGGCCGCGGCTCTCAGGAAAAAATTCTGGCGGGCATCAACGCCATGGGCACCAACACCATCGACATCATGCCCGGCCGCAGCTTCGGCGACAGAAACTCCGCCCGCTACACCACCCTCACCGTGGACGACTCCGACGTGCTCGCCGAACAAAGCTACATTGCGAGCGCCACCCCCTCCGCCAGTTCCAGCGGCAGCTTCGTGTACCGCAACCTCTCCGCCAACGGCTCCCTGAGCGGCGTGGGCGAACAGTACTTCAGCGTGAAGGGACTCGAACTCGCCCGCGGCAGACTCATCAACCGCGCCGACATCGACGAGGCCCGCGCCGTCGCCGTGCTCGACGACAACACCGTGCAGGAACTCTTTCCCAACGGCGAAGATCCCATCGGGGCCGTCATCCTGTTCAACAAGCATCCCTTCGAGGTGGTGGGCGTCACCAAAAAGCCCAACGCCACCTTCGGCCCCCGCAGCAACCTCACCGTCTGGACGCCCTACACCGCCTACATGGCCCGCGTGTCCGGCAGCCGCACCATTTCTTCCATCACGGTGAAAATCGCCGACGGCGTCTCCGCCCAGATCGCCGAAAAGGAACTCACCCGCCTGCTCACCTCGCGTCACCGCGGCGTCACCGACTTTTTCACCATGAACACCGACAGCATCCGGCAAACCATGGAAAGCACCACGACCACCATGCGCCTGCTCATTTCCTGCATCGCCTTCATCTCCCTGCTCGTGGGCGGCATCGGCGTGATGAACATCATGCTCGTTTCCGTCACCGAACGCACCAGAGAAATCGGCGTGCGCATGGCCATCGGCGCACGGCAGTTCAACGTGCTCCAGCAGTTCCTCATCGAAGCCGTGCTCATCTGCGTCATCGGCGGCGTCACGGGCGTGCTGCTCTCCGCAGGCATCGTTCTGCTGTTCAACTCCTTCATCTCGGACTTCCCCATGTCGTTCTCGTCGGGGTCCATCGTGCTGGCCATCACCTGTTCCACCTTCATCGGCATTATTTTCGGCTACATGCCCGCCCGCCGCGCCGCCACGCTCAATCCCGTGGACGCGCTCGCCCAGGAGTGA